From a single Amphiprion ocellaris isolate individual 3 ecotype Okinawa chromosome 18, ASM2253959v1, whole genome shotgun sequence genomic region:
- the LOC111572492 gene encoding myosin-4-like codes for MSSDAEMSVFGEAAPYLRRPEHERIEAQNRPFDAKTAVFVVDPKELFVKGILQSKENGKATVKTLAGQVVTVKDDEVFPMNPPKFDKIEDMAMMTHLNEAAVLYNLKERYAAWMIYTYSGLFCVTVNPYKWLPVYNQEVVVGYRGKKRQEAPPHIFSISDNAYQSMLTDRENQSILITGESGAGKTVNTKRVIQYFATIAGSGDRKKDAATSGKLQGNLEDQIISANPLLEAFGNAKTVRNDNSSRFGKFIRIHFGTTGKLASADIETYLLEKSRVTFQLAAERSYHIFYQIMSNKKPELIETLLITTNPFDFPFVSQGEISVASIDDSEELMATDSAIDTLGFTGEERIGIYKLTGAVMHYGNMKFKQKQREEQAEPDGTEVADKAAYLMGLNSADLLKALCYPRVKVGNEYVTKGQTVQQVYNSIGALAKSVYEKMFLWMVLRINQMLDTKQPRQFFIGVLDIAGFEIFDYNSLEQLCINFTNEKLQQFFNHHMFVLEQEEYKKEGIEWEFIDFGMDLAACIELIEKPMGIFSILEEECMFPKASDTTFKNKLYDQHLGKSSNFQKPKPVKGKAEAHFSLVHYAGTVDYSITGWLDKNKDPLNDTVVQLYQKASLKLLAFLYSNYSSSEESTGGTGAAAKKAAKKKGSSFQTVSALFRENLGKLMTNLKSTHPHFVRCLIPNETKTPGIMEHHLVIHQLRCNGVLEGIRICRKGFPSRILYGDFKQRYKVLNASVIPEGQFIDNKKAAEKLLGSIDVDHTQYKFGHTKVFFKAGLLGLLEEMRDEKLASLITITQALCRGFLRRKEFQKMMERRESIYIVQYNIRSFMNVKHWPWMKLYFKIKPLLRSAETEKEMANMKVEFAKCKEDLAKAESKRKELEAKMVSLLQEKNDLCLQIQSESESLADAEERCEGLIKNKILLEAKAKEFSERLEDEEELNAELTAKKRKLEDECSELKKDIDDLELTLAKVEKEKHATENKVKNLTEEMSCLDDTIAKLSKEKLALQEAHQQTLEDLQAEEDKVNSLTKAKIKLEQQVDDFEGSLEQEKKVRMDVERAKRKLEGDLKLTQESIMDLENGKQQLEERLKKKDFEFSQLVSKIEDEQSAAVQSQKKIKELQARTEELEEEIEAERVARAKVEKQRSDLSRELEEISERLEEAGGATTAQVEMNKKREAEFQKLRRDLEESTLHHEAIAAALRKKHADSVAELGEQIDNLQRVKQKLEKEKSDYKMEIDDLSSNVEIMIKAKVSFEKLCHSLEDQLNEYKTKHDENTHLISEVNAQRARLQNENGEFSRLLEEKEAVLSQTSRAKLAFTQQIDELKRQVEEETKAKNALAHALQSARHDCDLLREQFEEEQEAKAELQRALSKANSEVAQWRTKYETDAIQRNDELEESKKKLAQRLQEAEEGIEAVNAKCSSLEKTKQRLQGEVEDLMADVERANAQAAGLDKKQRSFDKILSEWKQKYEESQAELDGSQKESRSLSTELFKMKNSFEEALEHLEVLKRENKNLQQEISDLTEQLGENGKAIHELEKTKKQAENEKTEIQTALEEAEASLEHEESKIMRLQLELTQVKGEVDRRLAEKDEEIEQMKRNHLRIMETMQSALDAETRSKNDAMRIRKKMETDLNEMEIQLSHANRQAAEAQKQLRNMQSHLKEQTLHLDEALRNQEDLKEQVAMMERRSSLLQAEVAEFRAALEQSERSRKLAEGELADACERVGLLHSQNTSLLNSKRKLDADVSLLQGEMEEAIQEARNAEEKAKKAITDAAMMAEELKKEQDTSSHLERMKKNLETSVKDLQHRLDEAENLALKGGKKQLQKLETRVRELEGEVESEQRRAADATKGVRKYERRVKELSYQTEEDKKTVLRLQDLVDKLQLKVKTYKRQNEEAEEQTNIHLAKLRKVQHELEEALERADIAESQINKMRTKSREFGKAAESE; via the exons ATGAGTTCAGATGCTGAAATGAGTGTGTTTGGGGAGGCTGCCCCATACCTGAGGAGACCAGAACATGAGAGAATTGAAGCCCAAAATAGGCCCTTCGATGCCAAAACAGCAGTGTTTGTGGTGGATCCAAAGGAACTGTTTGTTAAGGGCATTctacaaagcaaagaaaatggcAAAGCGACTGTTAAAACTCTAGCAGGACAG GTTGTAACAGTGAAGGATGACGAAGTCTTCCCCATGAACCCACCCAAGTTTGACAAGATCGAGGACATGGCCATGATGACTCACCTCAATGAGGCTGCCGTGCTGTATAACCTCAAAGAGCGTTACGCAGCGTGGATGATCTAT ACCTACTCCGGACTGTTCTGTGTCACTGTAAACCCTTACAAGTGGCTCCCAGTGTACAACCAAGAGGTGGTGGTAGGCTACAGGGGCAAAAAGCGTCAGGAAGCTCCACCACACATCTTCTCCATCTCTGACAATGCCTATCAGTCAATGCTCACTG ATAGAGAAAACCAGTCCATCCTTATCAC TGGAGAATCTGGTGCAGGAAAGACTGTCAACACTAAGCGTGTTATCCAGTACTTTGCGACAATCGCAGGGTCTggggacagaaaaaaagacgcTGCTACCTCTGGAAAATTACAG GGGAATCTGGAAGACCAAATTATCTCCGCTAACCCCTTGCTAGAGGCTTTTGGAAATGCCAAGACTGTCAGGAATGATAACTCGTCACGTTTT ggCAAATTCATCAGAATCCActttggaaccacaggaaaaCTGGCTTCCGCTGATATTGAAACTT ATTTGTTGGAAAAATCCAGAGTAACATTTCAACTGGCTGCTGAGAGGAGTTACCATATTTTCTACCAGATCATGTCCAACAAGAAACCTGAGCTCATAG AAACTCTCCTTATCACCACCAACCCCTTTGACTTCCCATTTGTCAGCCAGGGCGAGATCAGTGTGGCCAGTATTGATGACAGTGAGGAACTGATGGCCACTGAT AGTGCTATTGACACCCTGGGCTTCactggagaggagaggattgGCATCTACAAGCTAACAGGTGCTGTGATGCATTATGGGAATATGAAGTTCaagcagaagcagagagaggagcaggcAGAGCCAGACGGGACAGAGG TGGCTGACAAAGCAGCTTACCTGATGGGTCTGAACTCTGCAGACCTGCTAAAAGCATTGTGTTACCCGAGAGTAAAGGTTGGGAATGAATATGTGACCAAAGGGCAAACAGTTCAGCAG GTCTACAATTCTATTGGTGCTCTGGCCAAATCAGTCTACGAGAAGATGTTTCTGTGGATGGTCCTACGCATTAATCAGATGCTGGACACCAAGCAACCCAGGCAGTTCTTTATTGGAGTCCTGGACATTGCTGGGTTTGAAATTTTTGAT TATAACAGTCTGGAACAGCTGTGTATCAACTTCACCAATGAGAAACTGCAACAGTTTTTCAACCATCACATGTTTGTGTTGGAGCAAGAGGAATATAAGAAGGAAGGCATTGAGTGGGAGTTCATTGACTTTGGAATGGACCTGGCTGCCTGTATAGAGCTCATTGAAAAG CCAATGGGTATATTTTCCATCCTTGAAGAGGAGTGCATGTTTCCTAAAGCCTCAGACACCACCTTCAAAAACAAATTGTATGACCAACATCTTGGAAAATCCAGTAACTTTCAGAAGCCCAAGCCTGTCAAAGGCAAAGCTGAAGCTCACTTCTCCCTGGTGCACTATGCTGGCACAGTGGACTACAGCATCACAGGCTGGTTGGACAAAAACAAGGACCCACTGAATGACACTGTCGTCCAGCTCTACCAGAAAGCCAGCCTGAAACTACTAGCATTCCTCTATTCGAACTACTCCTCATCTGAGG AGTCCACTGGTGGAACCGGTGCTGCTGCTAAGAAAGCAGCAAAGAAGAAGGGCTCATCCTTCCAGACTGTGTCAGCCCTCTTCAGG GAGAACCTGGGAAAGCTAATGACAAACCTCAAGAGCACCCATCCTCACTTTGTGAGGTGCCTCAttccaaatgaaactaaaacaccAG GGATAATGGAACACCATCTGGTTATCCATCAGCTGCGGTGTAACGGTGTGCTGGAAGGAATCAGGATCTGCAGGAAGGGCTTTCCCAGTAGGATCCTCTATGGGGATTTCAAACAAAG GTACAAAGTACTGAATGCTAGTGTGATCCCTGAAGGACAATTCATAGACAACAAGAAAGCTGCTGAGAAGCTCTTGGGGTCTATTGATGTGGATCACACACAATATAAATTTGGACATACCAAG GTGTTCTTCAAAGCAGGACTCTTGGGTCTACTGGAAGAGATGAGGGATGAAAAACTGGCCTCTCTCATCACCATTACTCAAGCCTTGTGTCGTGGCTTTCTCCGAAGGAAGGAATTTCAGAAaatgatggagaggag AGAGTCAATTTACATCGTCCAGTACAACATTCGCTCCTTCATGAATGTGAAACACTGGCCATGGATGAAGCTCTATTTCAAGATCAAACCCCTCTTGAGGAGTGCTGAGACTGAGAAGGAGATGGCGAACATGAAGGTGGAGTTCGCCAAGTGTAAGGAGGACTTAGCCAAAGCTGAGTCTAAAAGAAAGGAACTGGAAGCCAAAATGGTATCCCTGCTTCAGGAGAAGAATGACTTGTGTCTGCAGATTCAATCT GAAAGTGAGAGTTTAGCAGATGCTGAGGAAAGGTGTGAAGGTCTGATAAAGAACAAGATCTTGCTGGAGGCTAAAGCCAAAGAATTCAGTGAGAGactggaggatgaggaggagctgaACGCTGAGCTGACTGCCAagaagaggaagctggaggacGAATGCTCTGAGCTGAAGAAAGACATTGATGACTTGGAGCTCACCCTGGCTAAAGTGGAGAAGGAAAAACATGCCACTGAAAACAAG GTGAAAAACTTGACAGAAGAAATGTCATGTCTTGATGATACTATTGCCAAGTTGTCCAAAGAGAAGTTGGCTCTCCAAGAAGCTCACCAGCAAACCCTGGAAGACCTGCAAGCGGAGGAAGACAAAGTCAACTCTCTGACCAAAGCTAAAATCAAGCTAGAGCAACAAGTTGATGAT TTTGAGGGCTCTCTAGAACAAGAGAAAAAGGTTCGAATGGATGTTGAGAGGGCCAAAAGAAAGCTTGAGGGAGATCTGAAACTGACTCAGGAGTCCATTATGGATTTGGAAAATGGCAAACAACAGCTGGAGGAGCGCCTTAAAAA GAAAGACTTTGAATTCAGCCAACTTGTATCCAAAATTGAGGATGAGCAGAGTGCAGCTGTACAGTCTCAGAAGAAGATCAAGGAGCTTCAG GCACGTACTGAAGAGCTTGAGGAAGAGATTGAAGCAGAGCGTGTTGCCAGAGCTAAGGTGGAAAAGCAAAGGTCTGATCTCTCCAGGGAGCTCGAGGAGATCAGTGAGAGGCTGGAGGAGGCAGGTGGAGCCACCACAGCTCAGGTAGAGATGAACAAGAAGCGAGAGGCTGAGTTTCAGAAACTGAGACGAGACCTCGAAGAATCTACTCTACACCATGAGGCCATTGCTGCAGCTTTAAGAAAGAAACATGCTGATAGTGTGGCTGAGCTGGGAGAGCAAATTGACAACCTGCAGAGAGTCAAACAGAAgcttgagaaggagaagagtgATTACAAGATGGAGATTGATGACCTGTCCAGTAACGTAGAGATCATGATCAAAGCCAAG GTTAGTTTTGAAAAGCTATGCCACTCCCTTGAAGACCAACTGAATGAAtacaagacaaaacatgatgAGAATACTCATCTGATCTCTGAAGTAAATGCTCAAAGGGCAAGACTTCAGAATGAAAATG GTGAGTTTTCTCGTCTTCTTGAGGAGAAAGAAGCAGTCCTGTCTCAGACGTCCAGGGCTAAGCTCGCCTTCACTCAGCAAATAGATGAACTAAAGAGGCAGGTTGAGGAAGAGACAAAG GCGAAGAATGCCCTCGCCCATGCTCTTCAATCTGCCCGCCACGACTGTGACCTGCTGAGGGAACAGtttgaggaggagcaggaggccaaggctgagctccagagagcCCTGTCCAAGGCCAACAGTGAGGTAGCCCAGTGGAGAACCAAATATGAAACGGATGCCATCCAGCGCAATGATGAACTGGAAGAGTCTAA GAAAAAGCTTGCCCAACGTTTGCAGGAGGCTGAGGAGGGCATCGAGGCTGTGAATGCCAAGTGTTCATCTTTGGAGAAGACAAAGCAGAGGCTGCAAGGAGAAGTTGAAGACCTCATGGCTGATGTGGAAAGAGCAAATGCGCAAGCAGCTGGATTGGATAAGAAGCAGAGGAGCTTCGATAAG ATTTTGTCTGAGTGGAAACAGAAGTATGAGGAGAGTCAGGCTGAGCTGGATGGTTCACAGAAAGAGTCTCGGTCCCTCAGCACGGAACTCTTCAAAATGAAGAATTCTTTTGAGGAAGCTTTGGAGCACCTCGAAGTCCTGAAGCGAGAGAACAAAAACCTGCAGC AGGAAATTTCTGATCTGACCGAGCAACTTGGGGAGAATGGCAAAGCCATTCATGAGCTGGAGAAGACTAAGAAACAAGCAGAGAATGAGAAAACTGAGATCCAGACTGCTTTGGAGGAAGCTGAG GCTTCTCTGGAACATGAAGAATCCAAAATTATGCGTCTCCAGTTGGAACTTACTCAGGTTAAAGGAGAGGTCGATCGCAGGTTGGCCGAGAAGGATGAAGAGATTGAACAGATGAAACGCAACCATCTGCGCATTATGGAGACAATGCAGTCAGCATTAGATGCAGAAACACGCAGCAAGAATGATGCAATGAGAATCAGGAAGAAGATGGAGACTGACCTCAATGAGATGGAGATTCAGCTGAGCCACGCCAATCGGCAGGCTGCTGAAGCCCAGAAGCAGCTGAGGAACATGCAAAGCCACCTCAAa GAACAAACCCTTCACTTGGATGAGGCACTGCGGAACCAGGAGGACCTGAAGGAGCAGGTGGCCATGATGGAGCGTAGGAGCAGCCTACTGCAGGCAGAGGTGGCGGAGTTCAGGGCTGCTCTGGAACAGTCAGAGAGAAGCCGAAAATTAGCTGAAGGGGAACTGGCTGACGCCTGTGAGCGAGTTGGGCTGCTGCACTCTCAG AATACCAGTCTGCTCAACTCCAAGAGGAAGCTGGATGCAGATGTCAGCCTGCTGCAGGGTGAAATGGAGGAAGCAATCCAAGAGGCTCGCAATGCAGAGGAGAAAGCCAAGAAGGCAATCACTGAT